A genomic window from Polaribacter gangjinensis includes:
- the apaG gene encoding Co2+/Mg2+ efflux protein ApaG gives MVEQITKGIKISVSTDYNGASYRNNRLYYIFAYHITIQNNSTQTVQLKERYWNIYDSLQKIEIVTGEGVIGQTPILNPGESYAYSSGCFLESTIGAMNGYYTMIDLHTLELFKVYIPTFQLIIPTLSN, from the coding sequence ATGGTAGAGCAAATTACAAAAGGAATTAAAATTTCTGTAAGTACCGATTACAATGGTGCTAGTTACAGAAATAACCGCTTGTATTACATTTTTGCTTATCATATAACCATTCAAAATAATTCTACTCAAACTGTTCAACTCAAAGAACGCTATTGGAACATTTATGATTCTTTACAAAAAATTGAAATTGTAACTGGCGAGGGCGTAATTGGTCAAACACCAATTCTAAATCCAGGTGAGTCTTATGCATACAGTTCGGGTTGTTTTTTAGAATCAACAATTGGGGCAATGAATGGTTACTATACCATGATTGATTTACATACACTAGAATTGTTTAAAGTGTATATTCCAACATTTCAACTTATAATTCCAACGTTATCAAACTAG
- a CDS encoding NADH:ubiquinone reductase (Na(+)-transporting) subunit B, whose translation MSLKQNLHNLKEKYKGTKMAPAFNAIHTFLYMPNEVTHGGTHIKAADDLKRTMNMVIISLIPCLLFGMFNAGYQHYAAIDPSLRDNVLANFFTFDNLWIGIIKVLPLVIVSYGVGLGVEFIFAIIKGHEVEEGYLVTGMLVPLIVPVDTPLWMLAVAVVFGVVIGKEVFGGTGMNILNPALTIRAFLFFAYPTWMSGDKVWVYDAVNRAGTADAISGETILGSYAQNQEVIYSNWDKFMGFIPGSVGETSTFLILLGAAFLIFTKIGSWRIIVSTFLGAAVMGMIFNQVVAADIITSSSKFYGLMSTAWWEHLMIGGLAFGAVYMATDPVTASQTNKGKWIYGFLIGFISIMIRVFNPAYPEGVFLAILLMNVFAPTIDHYVVQGNVKNRLKRAKVKTA comes from the coding sequence ATGAGCTTAAAACAAAATTTACACAATTTAAAAGAAAAGTATAAGGGCACAAAAATGGCCCCTGCTTTTAACGCCATTCACACGTTTTTATACATGCCGAATGAAGTTACTCACGGAGGAACTCATATAAAAGCTGCAGATGATTTAAAACGTACCATGAATATGGTGATTATTTCATTGATTCCGTGTTTGTTATTTGGTATGTTCAATGCAGGATACCAACATTATGCAGCCATAGATCCATCATTAAGAGATAATGTATTGGCAAACTTTTTTACGTTTGACAATCTTTGGATTGGAATTATCAAAGTATTGCCATTAGTTATTGTTTCTTACGGAGTTGGATTGGGAGTGGAATTTATTTTCGCTATCATTAAAGGACATGAAGTTGAAGAAGGATACTTGGTAACAGGAATGTTAGTGCCATTAATTGTACCTGTTGATACACCACTTTGGATGTTAGCAGTAGCAGTAGTATTTGGAGTTGTAATTGGAAAAGAAGTTTTTGGAGGAACAGGAATGAACATTTTAAATCCTGCCTTAACCATTAGAGCCTTTTTGTTTTTTGCGTATCCAACTTGGATGTCAGGAGATAAAGTTTGGGTTTATGATGCTGTAAATAGAGCAGGAACTGCAGATGCTATTTCAGGAGAAACTATCTTGGGTAGTTATGCTCAAAATCAAGAAGTTATCTACTCTAATTGGGATAAATTCATGGGATTCATTCCTGGTTCTGTTGGAGAAACATCAACTTTTTTAATCCTTTTAGGAGCCGCGTTCTTAATTTTCACAAAAATTGGAAGTTGGAGAATTATTGTATCTACCTTTTTAGGAGCTGCAGTAATGGGTATGATTTTTAATCAAGTAGTTGCAGCAGATATCATTACTTCTTCTAGTAAATTTTACGGATTGATGAGCACTGCTTGGTGGGAACATTTAATGATAGGTGGTTTGGCTTTTGGAGCCGTTTATATGGCAACTGATCCAGTAACTGCCTCACAAACAAACAAAGGAAAATGGATTTATGGATTTTTAATCGGATTTATTTCAATAATGATTCGTGTATTTAACCCAGCTTATCCAGAAGGAGTATTCTTAGCCATTTTATTAATGAACGTTTTTGCTCCGACAATCGATCATTATGTAGTGCAAGGAAACGTAAAAAACAGATTGAAACGTGCTAAAGTTAAAACTGCCTAA
- a CDS encoding reprolysin-like metallopeptidase: MRFKHSYFPLAITLFFAHSIHSQKFWNALQKLEYVPSSQQVYQKDNFPKAYKIVQFDIDFFKKSIGVKAKSAQQIIELPDATGKMKRFSIIETSNFEPALQQKFPEIKSFSAQGIDDKTSVAKISLGTDGFHAVIFSATQETLYIDPYTKDNKSYLVYKRSSLSPEDENFTCLVEETVSKTPFSYATSAKTPNDGKLRTYRLALVCSGEYADFHLSASQQNIPSTATDQVKKAAVLSAMNTSMTRVNGIFEKDLSVKMVLVANNDQLIFLDKDTDGITDGNPNTMINEVQTKCDNIIGNANYDIGHIFSVGGDGLAGLGVVCRTGQKGRGVTGRASPVGDAYDIDFVIHEMGHQFGANHTQNNNCNRVNSASVEPGSASTIMGYAGICAPNVQNQSDDYFHAVSIAEMWNIISTTGNCAVLTNTNNAAPTANAGADYSIPKSTPFKLTGIATDANGLQSLTYNWEQLDNEVGFMPPSDTNAVGPMFRSLPSKTSPIRFFPDISTVIAGNGSTGSTWERIPSVARELNFSFTVRDNNAGGAGLARDDVKVTVVDATPFSVTSQNAFVSYNTGTNQTITWNKGTTDGPSINCQTVNIKLSTDGGLTFPIVLKSNTPNDGSEIITIPDNATRSARIMVEAADNIFYNINTTNFEIISTVPTFVMTAGNGTQSACNTGNPSVNFTLNIDFVNGFSETVSLSATGQPSGSTVSFNPTTINADGNLVMTVTNLNGVPAQDYTITISGNSNTINKTLEVTLKITSAIFGKTTLSVPQNNATEVPLSQQLQWVADTNATSYDVQIATDVTFTNIVSSGNVTTNSYTSTNLSGITTYFWRIKPKNSCGEGTFSNSFSFTTINPAYCTSTFTDEVGGKEFISNVTFNTINNNSGNNTSGGYENFTAISTNVKRGDTHPISVTLDPDGFQDHVYVFIDWNQDFVFDNATERYSLGTIVGAIGTATGSITVPNDARFGATRMRVIIEYDDPDDGHGEGACDADHLTEWGETEDYTVVVDNTASIQVVAFSNFNLYPNPTKGAFQVQFDALASNKVFIQLFDIRGRFIGEKSFENASSYFSKNIQFENLSSGLYLVIIKNGTKQTTKKLMVE, translated from the coding sequence ATGAGATTTAAGCACTCCTATTTTCCCCTTGCAATTACATTATTTTTTGCACATTCTATTCATTCCCAAAAATTTTGGAATGCACTTCAAAAACTTGAATATGTTCCCAGTAGTCAACAAGTTTATCAAAAAGATAATTTTCCAAAAGCTTATAAAATAGTACAATTTGATATTGATTTTTTTAAAAAATCAATTGGTGTAAAAGCTAAATCAGCACAACAAATTATTGAATTACCAGATGCAACTGGAAAAATGAAACGGTTTTCAATTATAGAAACTTCTAATTTTGAACCTGCATTGCAACAAAAATTTCCAGAAATCAAATCGTTTTCTGCTCAAGGAATTGATGATAAAACATCTGTAGCTAAAATCAGCTTAGGAACAGATGGATTTCATGCCGTGATTTTCTCAGCAACACAAGAAACCCTTTATATTGATCCTTATACAAAGGATAACAAATCGTATTTGGTTTACAAAAGAAGCAGCTTATCTCCTGAGGATGAAAATTTTACATGTTTGGTAGAAGAAACGGTTTCAAAAACACCATTTTCTTATGCTACATCCGCTAAAACTCCTAATGACGGAAAATTACGAACCTATAGATTGGCGTTGGTTTGCAGTGGCGAATATGCTGATTTTCATTTGAGTGCAAGTCAACAAAATATTCCAAGCACTGCTACAGATCAAGTTAAAAAAGCAGCAGTTTTATCAGCAATGAATACTTCTATGACGAGAGTTAATGGAATTTTTGAAAAAGATTTATCAGTAAAAATGGTGTTGGTAGCCAATAATGATCAACTTATTTTTTTAGATAAAGACACGGATGGAATCACAGACGGAAATCCAAATACCATGATCAATGAAGTACAGACTAAATGCGATAATATCATTGGAAATGCCAATTATGACATAGGACACATTTTTAGTGTTGGAGGAGATGGTTTGGCTGGATTGGGAGTTGTTTGTAGAACAGGACAAAAAGGAAGAGGAGTTACAGGAAGAGCTTCGCCAGTTGGAGATGCGTATGATATTGATTTTGTAATTCATGAAATGGGACATCAATTTGGGGCTAATCATACCCAAAATAACAATTGCAATAGAGTTAATTCCGCTTCTGTAGAACCAGGAAGTGCCTCAACCATTATGGGTTATGCAGGTATTTGTGCTCCAAACGTACAAAACCAAAGTGATGATTATTTTCATGCAGTAAGCATTGCAGAAATGTGGAATATCATTTCGACCACTGGTAATTGTGCAGTTTTAACCAATACCAATAATGCTGCACCCACAGCAAATGCAGGAGCTGATTATTCCATTCCAAAATCAACCCCATTTAAATTGACAGGAATTGCAACGGATGCAAACGGACTGCAATCGCTAACTTATAATTGGGAGCAATTAGACAATGAAGTTGGTTTTATGCCACCATCAGATACAAATGCTGTTGGGCCTATGTTTCGATCTTTGCCATCGAAAACTTCACCTATCAGATTTTTCCCAGACATATCAACCGTAATTGCAGGAAATGGAAGCACAGGAAGCACTTGGGAACGAATTCCCTCTGTAGCAAGAGAATTGAATTTTTCATTTACAGTGAGAGATAATAATGCAGGTGGAGCTGGTTTGGCAAGAGATGATGTAAAAGTTACGGTTGTAGATGCCACTCCTTTTTCTGTAACTTCTCAAAATGCATTTGTGTCTTATAACACCGGAACAAATCAAACAATTACTTGGAATAAAGGAACTACTGATGGACCAAGTATCAATTGTCAAACTGTAAATATCAAGTTATCTACTGATGGTGGTTTGACTTTCCCTATTGTTTTAAAATCAAACACTCCTAATGATGGATCAGAAATAATTACAATCCCAGACAATGCAACAAGATCCGCCAGAATTATGGTTGAGGCAGCAGATAATATTTTTTATAATATAAATACTACAAATTTCGAGATCATATCTACAGTTCCCACTTTTGTAATGACAGCTGGTAATGGAACCCAATCAGCTTGTAATACTGGAAATCCATCTGTGAATTTTACCCTAAATATTGATTTTGTAAATGGATTTTCTGAAACAGTTTCGCTTTCGGCTACAGGTCAACCTTCAGGTTCTACCGTAAGTTTTAATCCAACTACTATCAATGCAGATGGCAATTTGGTGATGACCGTTACTAATTTAAATGGAGTTCCTGCACAAGATTATACGATTACAATTTCAGGAAATAGTAATACCATCAATAAAACCTTAGAAGTAACTCTTAAAATTACTTCCGCTATTTTTGGAAAAACTACCTTAAGTGTTCCACAAAATAATGCTACTGAAGTTCCATTGAGTCAACAATTGCAGTGGGTTGCAGATACAAACGCAACTTCTTATGACGTACAAATTGCTACGGATGTTACTTTTACTAATATTGTTTCTTCAGGAAATGTGACAACAAATTCGTATACATCCACAAATTTGTCAGGAATAACAACTTATTTTTGGAGAATTAAACCAAAAAATAGTTGCGGAGAAGGAACTTTTTCGAATTCATTTTCTTTTACTACCATCAATCCAGCGTATTGCACTTCTACTTTTACGGATGAAGTTGGAGGAAAAGAATTTATTTCTAATGTAACTTTCAATACCATCAACAACAATTCAGGTAATAATACTTCTGGTGGTTATGAAAATTTTACGGCAATTTCTACTAATGTAAAAAGAGGAGATACACATCCAATTTCAGTAACCTTAGATCCTGATGGATTTCAAGACCATGTGTATGTTTTTATAGATTGGAATCAAGACTTTGTGTTTGACAACGCCACAGAAAGGTATTCTTTAGGTACGATTGTTGGTGCAATTGGTACAGCAACAGGATCTATTACAGTGCCAAATGATGCTCGTTTTGGAGCAACAAGAATGCGTGTAATCATTGAGTATGATGATCCAGATGATGGTCATGGAGAAGGCGCTTGTGATGCTGATCATTTAACAGAATGGGGAGAAACTGAGGATTATACCGTGGTTGTTGACAATACAGCTTCTATTCAAGTTGTGGCATTTTCGAATTTCAATTTATATCCAAATCCTACAAAAGGCGCATTTCAAGTTCAGTTTGATGCTTTAGCATCGAACAAAGTATTTATTCAATTATTTGATATTAGAGGACGATTTATAGGGGAAAAGAGTTTTGAAAATGCTAGCAGCTATTTTTCAAAAAATATTCAGTTTGAGAATCTTTCCTCAGGATTGTATTTGGTGATAATTAAAAATGGCACTAAGCAAACTACTAAAAAGTTGATGGTGGAATAG
- the lipB gene encoding lipoyl(octanoyl) transferase LipB has protein sequence MNRTINLIDLGFKDYQEVWDFQSELLQEIVNIKTENRKNQLQKSTQNHFLFVEHPHVYTLGKSGDMSNLLLNEQQLAAKGATFYKINRGGDITYHGPGQIVGYPILDLENFFTDIHKYLRLLEETIILTIAEYGLKGERSSGETGVWLDVGTPFARKICAMGIRSSRWVTMHGFALNVNVDLGYFDNIIPCGIRGKAVTSMEAELRKKIDQEQVKSKILKHFKNLFEVEEFVAKKNSNKIV, from the coding sequence ATGAACAGAACTATCAACCTTATTGATCTCGGATTTAAAGACTACCAAGAAGTGTGGGATTTTCAATCAGAGTTGTTGCAAGAAATTGTAAACATAAAGACAGAAAACCGAAAAAATCAACTTCAAAAAAGTACTCAAAATCACTTTTTATTTGTAGAGCATCCTCATGTGTACACCCTTGGAAAAAGTGGTGATATGAGCAATTTGTTGTTAAATGAGCAACAATTGGCAGCAAAAGGAGCTACTTTTTACAAAATAAACAGAGGTGGAGATATTACGTATCATGGTCCTGGACAAATTGTAGGCTATCCTATTTTAGATCTAGAAAATTTTTTTACGGACATTCATAAATACTTGCGTTTGCTAGAAGAAACCATCATTTTAACCATCGCTGAATACGGATTAAAAGGCGAAAGAAGTTCGGGTGAAACCGGAGTTTGGTTGGATGTAGGTACGCCTTTTGCTCGAAAAATTTGCGCCATGGGAATTCGTTCTTCACGTTGGGTAACCATGCATGGTTTTGCCTTGAATGTCAATGTAGATTTAGGCTATTTTGACAATATCATTCCTTGTGGAATTCGCGGAAAAGCAGTTACTTCTATGGAAGCTGAATTGAGAAAAAAAATTGATCAAGAGCAAGTAAAATCAAAAATATTGAAACATTTTAAAAACCTTTTTGAGGTGGAGGAGTTTGTGGCAAAAAAAAACTCAAACAAAATTGTTTGA
- the pruA gene encoding L-glutamate gamma-semialdehyde dehydrogenase: MTRGFFNVPKAVNEPVKSYAPGSKEREDLLATYKKMFATTIDVPMHINGKEVRTGNTKKIRPPHDHQHVVGQFHLAEKSHVDEAIATALAARQAWSSVSWMERAAIFLKAAELLAGPYRNKMNAATMIAQSKNVHQAEIDAACEMIDFFRFNVEYMIDIFKDQPASAPGIWNRVEYRPLEGFVYAITPFNFTSIAANLPASAALMGNVVVWKPSDHQAYSAQVIVDLFKEAGLPDGVINVIYGDPEMITDTILASPDFAGLHFTGSTTVFKNLWKQIGNNIHTYKTYPRIVGETGGKDFIWAHNSANPLQVATAITRGAFEYQGQKCSAASRAYIPSSLWSDVKKHLIAQTNELKMGSPEDPSNFVNAVIHEGSFDKIASYIDAAKTASDAEIIIGGNYDKSKGYFIQPTVIVAKSPTYPTMTTELFGPVMTVYIYEDAEWEHSLKLVDESTEYALTGAIFSTDRYIVEKASKALENAAGNFYINDKPTGAVVGQQPFGGARASGTNDKAGSAQNLLRWTSVRLIKETFVTPEDYKYPFLG, from the coding sequence ATGACAAGAGGATTTTTTAATGTTCCAAAAGCTGTAAACGAACCTGTAAAAAGCTATGCTCCTGGTTCAAAAGAAAGAGAAGATTTACTAGCTACTTACAAAAAAATGTTTGCAACCACGATTGATGTGCCTATGCATATCAATGGAAAAGAAGTAAGAACAGGAAATACAAAAAAAATAAGACCTCCTCATGATCATCAGCATGTTGTAGGACAATTTCATTTGGCTGAAAAAAGCCATGTTGATGAAGCTATTGCAACAGCTTTGGCTGCAAGACAAGCTTGGTCATCAGTTTCTTGGATGGAGCGCGCTGCTATTTTCTTAAAAGCCGCTGAATTGTTAGCAGGACCTTATAGAAACAAAATGAATGCGGCAACTATGATTGCGCAATCTAAAAATGTACATCAAGCAGAAATTGATGCAGCTTGCGAAATGATTGACTTTTTCCGTTTCAATGTAGAATATATGATTGATATTTTCAAAGATCAACCAGCTTCTGCACCAGGAATTTGGAACCGAGTTGAATACAGACCTTTAGAAGGTTTTGTATATGCAATTACACCTTTTAACTTTACGTCTATTGCTGCAAATTTACCAGCATCAGCAGCCTTGATGGGAAATGTGGTTGTTTGGAAACCTTCTGATCATCAAGCATATTCAGCGCAAGTAATTGTAGATTTATTCAAAGAAGCTGGTTTGCCTGATGGCGTTATCAATGTGATTTATGGTGATCCTGAGATGATTACAGATACTATTTTGGCTTCTCCAGATTTTGCAGGATTGCATTTTACAGGTTCTACAACAGTTTTCAAAAACTTATGGAAACAAATAGGAAACAACATTCATACTTATAAAACCTATCCAAGAATTGTGGGCGAAACTGGAGGAAAAGATTTTATTTGGGCGCATAATTCTGCAAATCCATTGCAAGTGGCAACTGCCATTACAAGAGGTGCTTTTGAATACCAAGGTCAAAAATGTTCTGCTGCATCAAGAGCCTACATTCCAAGTTCTCTTTGGAGTGATGTAAAAAAACACTTGATAGCGCAAACCAACGAATTAAAAATGGGTTCTCCTGAAGATCCATCAAACTTTGTAAATGCGGTAATTCACGAAGGTTCTTTTGATAAAATTGCAAGTTATATTGACGCAGCTAAAACAGCTTCTGATGCTGAAATTATCATTGGTGGAAATTACGACAAATCAAAAGGGTATTTTATTCAACCTACTGTAATTGTTGCAAAATCTCCCACATATCCAACCATGACAACCGAACTTTTTGGACCTGTAATGACTGTTTATATATATGAAGATGCGGAATGGGAGCATTCTTTAAAATTGGTAGATGAATCTACAGAATATGCCTTAACAGGAGCCATTTTTTCAACAGACAGATACATTGTTGAAAAAGCATCCAAAGCATTAGAAAATGCTGCTGGGAATTTTTACATCAATGACAAACCAACAGGTGCTGTTGTAGGCCAACAACCTTTTGGTGGCGCAAGAGCTTCAGGAACCAATGACAAAGCTGGTTCAGCACAAAACTTATTACGTTGGACGTCTGTTAGATTGATCAAAGAAACCTTTGTAACGCCCGAAGATTATAAATATCCATTTTTGGGATAA
- a CDS encoding NRDE family protein gives MCTVSFLPLDTNDFILTSNRDETPLRKTIAPDFYIENNATLLYPKDAFAGGTWIGASNQKRLICLLNGAFEKHQRKAFYRKSRGIIVTELLAVEDAVSEIQQTNFIDIEPFTLVLIDFKNGLKIYELVWDGEEKHFQQLENTPKIWSSATLYNEDMKLERQSWFADWLQENKVFSQDKILAFHKDASKGTKETAIKMKRTFVETVSITSIKKTTENVEILYEDFLQNTVTLKQMTLLTK, from the coding sequence ATGTGCACAGTAAGTTTTTTGCCTTTGGATACTAACGATTTTATTTTGACATCCAATCGTGATGAAACACCGTTGCGAAAAACAATTGCTCCTGATTTTTATATAGAAAATAATGCAACTTTATTATATCCAAAAGATGCTTTTGCAGGTGGAACTTGGATTGGTGCAAGCAATCAAAAAAGATTGATTTGCCTTTTGAATGGTGCTTTTGAAAAACACCAACGAAAAGCATTTTATAGAAAAAGTAGGGGAATTATTGTTACAGAATTGTTGGCTGTTGAAGATGCAGTTTCAGAAATTCAGCAAACTAATTTTATAGATATTGAGCCTTTTACATTAGTTTTAATTGACTTTAAAAATGGATTAAAAATATATGAATTGGTTTGGGATGGTGAAGAAAAACATTTTCAGCAATTAGAAAATACACCTAAAATTTGGTCTTCAGCTACTTTGTATAATGAAGATATGAAACTAGAAAGGCAGTCTTGGTTTGCAGATTGGTTACAAGAAAACAAGGTTTTTTCGCAAGATAAAATTTTGGCATTTCATAAAGATGCATCTAAAGGAACTAAAGAAACTGCCATAAAAATGAAACGAACTTTTGTGGAAACTGTGAGTATTACTTCCATCAAAAAAACAACCGAAAATGTTGAGATTTTATATGAAGATTTTTTGCAAAATACAGTTACGCTAAAGCAAATGACACTATTGACAAAATAA
- a CDS encoding Na(+)-translocating NADH-quinone reductase subunit A: MSKDIRIKKGLDIKLVGVAEKTTTQSSLSSVYAIKPEDFHGITPKLIAREGAKVKAGEALFHSKSDERILFPSPVSGTITEVIRGERRKVLTVKIAADTQQDYKDFGVKDASKMSGEEVKNHLFTAGCWPFIKQRPYDVVANPNQAPKAIFISAYASAPLAADLDYTLAGKEVELQAAITAISKLTSGKVHISVGAKSNSPFEKLSGIELHKVSGPHPSGNVGTQIAKIDPINKGEVVWVVTPQDLVIMGELLLTGKFNATRVVALTGSRFEKPQYVTAIIGAQVSQFTSGNLNTDNTRIISGNVLSGTKIKETGFLRYYDNQITAIPEGDDYEFFGWNKPVFDKVSTTRAFTFSWLNPNKKYDLTTNTNGEHRAFVVTGAYEAVFPLDIYPMQLLKAFMYKDLDEMEALGGYEVAPEDFALTEFICVSKQPHQKIIREGLDLMRQELG; the protein is encoded by the coding sequence ATGTCAAAAGACATTCGTATTAAAAAAGGCTTAGACATTAAGCTTGTTGGTGTTGCAGAAAAGACAACTACTCAATCTTCTTTAAGTAGTGTTTATGCAATAAAACCAGAAGATTTTCACGGAATTACACCCAAATTAATTGCCAGAGAAGGCGCAAAAGTAAAAGCTGGAGAAGCACTTTTTCATTCAAAAAGTGATGAACGCATTTTATTTCCAAGTCCTGTTTCTGGAACAATAACTGAGGTAATTCGCGGAGAAAGAAGAAAAGTATTGACAGTTAAAATTGCTGCAGATACACAACAAGATTATAAAGATTTTGGTGTAAAAGATGCCTCAAAAATGTCTGGAGAAGAAGTGAAAAACCATCTTTTTACAGCGGGTTGTTGGCCATTTATCAAACAGCGTCCTTATGATGTTGTGGCAAATCCAAATCAAGCTCCGAAAGCGATTTTTATTTCTGCATACGCAAGTGCGCCTTTAGCTGCTGATTTAGATTATACTTTAGCAGGAAAAGAAGTGGAATTGCAAGCAGCAATTACAGCAATATCAAAATTAACTTCTGGAAAAGTACACATCTCTGTTGGGGCTAAAAGTAATTCACCTTTTGAAAAATTATCAGGAATTGAATTACACAAAGTTTCAGGACCACATCCTTCAGGAAATGTAGGAACTCAAATCGCTAAAATTGATCCAATTAATAAAGGAGAAGTTGTTTGGGTAGTAACTCCGCAAGATTTGGTGATTATGGGTGAGTTGTTATTGACAGGTAAATTCAATGCAACAAGAGTAGTTGCCTTAACAGGATCAAGGTTTGAGAAACCTCAATACGTTACTGCAATTATTGGTGCTCAGGTGAGTCAGTTTACTTCGGGTAATTTGAATACTGACAACACAAGAATCATCTCTGGAAATGTTTTATCAGGAACAAAAATAAAAGAAACGGGTTTTTTAAGATATTATGACAATCAAATCACTGCCATTCCAGAAGGAGATGATTATGAGTTTTTTGGTTGGAATAAACCAGTCTTTGACAAGGTTTCAACTACAAGAGCATTTACGTTTTCATGGTTAAATCCAAATAAAAAATACGATTTAACTACCAATACCAATGGAGAGCACAGAGCCTTCGTGGTTACGGGTGCTTATGAAGCCGTTTTTCCTTTAGATATATATCCAATGCAATTATTAAAAGCATTTATGTATAAAGATTTAGATGAAATGGAAGCTTTAGGCGGTTATGAAGTGGCTCCTGAAGATTTTGCATTGACCGAATTTATTTGTGTGTCTAAACAGCCGCATCAAAAAATAATTCGTGAAGGTTTAGATTTAATGAGACAAGAATTAGGATAA
- a CDS encoding DUF5103 domain-containing protein produces MKHTIIASFLLAFCGTFFSQNIKSIQLRPLGENNFSAIVPLGTVLELSFDDLDNDNKEYQYKIQHMTHDWQPSRLLSSQYIDGFDQNNINTITNSFNTFQNYTHYAVQIPNRNSIITKSGNYLLSVLNDDDEVVFTRRFVLYENEVTVGVNVSRSRNAKALQTQQTVEFVVSHPKLRINNPSQEVHVVILKNENWNETITGLQPTFFQQNVLRYSYNNNTNFWGGNEYLNFDTKIIRNNSLNVVKVERKDIFHHYLYPNDVKTFKTYRYNPDINGQFAIRTLEGSDAATEADYAMMHFTLLSEEPFADKDIYVYGAFNNFEIEEENKLFYNPNTNSYVGNILLKQGFYNYSFVTVDKNNVIDKNEIMGSFFETENEYKVLFYFKAFGALYDRVVGVGMSSFSQNR; encoded by the coding sequence ATGAAACATACAATCATTGCAAGTTTTTTATTGGCATTTTGCGGAACATTTTTTTCACAAAATATCAAATCCATTCAATTAAGGCCTTTGGGTGAAAACAATTTTTCGGCAATTGTTCCTTTAGGTACTGTATTAGAATTGTCATTTGATGATTTAGATAACGACAACAAAGAGTATCAATATAAAATTCAACACATGACTCATGATTGGCAACCAAGCAGATTGCTTTCTAGTCAATATATTGATGGCTTTGATCAAAATAACATCAATACAATTACCAATTCTTTTAATACGTTTCAAAATTACACGCATTATGCAGTACAAATTCCGAATAGAAATTCAATCATTACCAAAAGCGGCAATTATTTGTTATCGGTTTTAAATGATGATGATGAAGTTGTTTTTACAAGACGATTTGTGTTGTATGAAAATGAAGTTACGGTTGGTGTAAATGTATCAAGAAGTAGAAATGCAAAAGCATTGCAAACGCAGCAAACAGTTGAATTTGTGGTAAGTCATCCAAAGTTACGCATCAACAATCCTTCTCAAGAAGTACATGTGGTCATCCTAAAAAACGAAAATTGGAACGAAACAATTACTGGTTTGCAACCTACTTTTTTTCAACAAAATGTATTGCGCTATTCCTATAATAACAATACGAATTTTTGGGGCGGAAATGAATATTTAAATTTCGACACTAAAATCATCCGAAATAATAGTTTGAATGTGGTGAAAGTTGAAAGAAAAGATATTTTTCATCATTATTTATATCCAAATGATGTAAAAACTTTTAAAACCTACAGGTACAATCCTGATATCAATGGTCAATTTGCGATTAGAACTCTAGAAGGTAGTGATGCAGCAACTGAGGCAGATTATGCCATGATGCACTTTACATTACTGTCCGAAGAACCATTTGCAGATAAAGACATCTATGTTTATGGTGCGTTTAATAATTTTGAAATAGAAGAAGAAAACAAATTATTTTACAATCCGAATACCAATAGTTATGTTGGCAATATCCTTCTAAAACAAGGGTTTTACAATTACTCTTTTGTAACGGTTGACAAAAATAATGTCATTGATAAAAATGAAATTATGGGATCGTTTTTTGAAACTGAAAATGAATACAAAGTGTTGTTTTATTTCAAAGCTTTTGGGGCATTGTATGACAGAGTTGTTGGTGTGGGCATGAGTAGTTTCAGTCAAAACAGGTAA